Proteins from one Panicum virgatum strain AP13 chromosome 7K, P.virgatum_v5, whole genome shotgun sequence genomic window:
- the LOC120642391 gene encoding E3 ubiquitin-protein ligase WAV3-like: protein MEGAWRKVRKALGLRLGAHAPVLGGGGVRRATAGAGAGVCRRDAAVAVASAAGGSGPSTPAGALRRSRSGGRPSSSSSSSKGKCAICYASMRSGHGQALFTAECSHMFHFHCISSNVKHGNYVCPVCRAKWKEIPCRSLSSTSPHGRIGGNQSRSPQHDPHMALRRQVSNRRREVRRLHTSEPADYNDDEPLQHKDAFDNVNSGSGKTAQISSYPEFQSVAESSCLNGFDILIHVKAPTSSTDHITGSLVHESSVRSSSRAPVDLVTVLDVSGSMAGTKLTLLKQAMGFVVQHLRPSDRLSVIAFSSTAQRLFPLLRMSHHGRQQALQAISSLGAGGGTNIADALKKAVKVIEDRSYKNSVCSIILLSDGQDTYSISSNFQGKSAGCRSLVPSSILDEHHMVPLHAFGFGADHDSDTLHSIAEASGGTFSFIEDEDVMQDAFAQCIGGLLSVSVQEMHLSMKCIDPGVQLRSIKCGSYPSRVERDGRSGSVDIVHLYADEERDILLSLTIPKSSEQTSLLRVACAYKDPVTNGTIKIQGDEVKIKRPTSTVSEPVSIEVDRERNRIEAASSIESARAAAERGALSEAVTILEDCRRVLSQSFASQNGDRLCMALDAELREMQERMANRQLYEASGRAYMLSGLSSHSWQRATTRGDSTDSTSLVHSYQTPSMVQMLEHSQNFSSSPRSQRAQVRGARPVLEKPQPR from the exons ATGGAGGGCGCGTGGAGGAAGGTCAGGAAGGCGCTGGGCCTCCGTCTCGGCGCGCACGCCCCCGTGTTGGGCGGTGGAGGCGtgcggcgggcgacggcgggcgcgggcgcgggcgtttGCCGGCGGGAtgccgcggtggcggtggcgtcggcggcgggtggTTCAGGGCCGAGCACGCCGGCGGGCGCGCTCCGGCGGTCCAGGTCCGGGGGCAGGCCCTCCTCCTCTTCATCGTCTTCCAAG GGGAAATGTGCAATATGCTATGCTAGCATGAGATCTGGCCATGGCCAAGCCCTGTTTACTGCAGAGTGTTCTCACATGTTCCATTTTCACTGTATCTCATCTAATGTAAAACATGGAAACTATGTCTGCCCAGTTTGCCGAGCAAAGTGGAAAGAGATACCCTGTCGCTCACTATCTTCTACTAGCCCTCATGGAAGAATTGGAGGTAACCAAAGTCGATCTCCCCAGCATGATCCCCATATGGCTCTTCGCCGGCAAGTTTCAAACCGTCGGCGAGAGGTCCGTCGCCTACATACTTCTGAGCCAGCCGACTACAATGATGATGAACCTTTGCAGCACAAAGATGCTTTTGACAATGTTAATTCTGGATCTGGTAAAACTGCTCAGATCAGCTCATACCCAGAATTCCAATCCGTTGCGGAGTCATCATGTCTAAATGGGTTTGATATTCTGATTCATGTGAAGGCCCCCACTTCTAGCACAGATCACATCACAGGCAGCTTGGTCCATGAAAGCTCTGTGAGGTCATCAAGCCGAGCTCCTGTTGATCTTGTTACTGTCCTTGATGTTAGTGGTAGTATGGCAGGCACAAAGCTAACACTCCTCAAGCAGGCTATGGGTTTTGTTGTTCAGCACCTTCGGCCATCTGACCGCCTTTCAGTCATTGCCTTTTCATCTACTGCCCAAAGACTGTTCCCCCTTCTACGAATGTCACATCATGGCAGGCAGCAGGCCTTGCAGGCAATCAGCTCACTTGGTGCCGGTGGTGGTACGAACATTGCCGATGCACTAAAGAAAGCAGTGAAGGTGATTGAGGACCGCAGCTATAAGAATTCAGTATGCAGTATCATTCTTCTGTCAGATGGCCAAGATACCTACAGCATTTCCTCAAATTTCCAAGGAAAATCAGCAGGTTGTAGGTCACTTGTTCCATCTTCTATTCTGGATGAACACCATATGGTGCCCCTTCATGCTTTTGGATTTGGAGCGGATCATGATTCAGATACATTGCATTCGATTGCTGAAGCTTCTGGTGGCACCTTTTCTTTTATTGAGGATGAAGATGTGATGCAAGATGCCTTTGCTCAATGTATTGGTGGGCTTCTTAGTGTTTCTGTTCAGGAGATGCATCTTAGCATGAAATGTATTGATCCTGGTGTTCAACTCCGTTCCATCAAATGTGGTAGCTATCCAAGTAGAGTGGAAAGAGATGGACGAAGTGGATCAGTTGATATCGTTCACTTGTATGCTGACGAGGAGAGAGACATTTTGCTATCATTGACCATCCCAAAATCTAGTGAACAGACTTCACTGTTGAGAGTGGCTTGTGCTTACAAAGATCCTGTAACAAACGGGACTATCAAGATTCAAGGTGATGAGGTGAAGATCAAGAGGCCAACATCCACCGTATCTGAACCAGTATCTATTGAAGTTGATCGAGAGAGGAACCGTATAGAAGCTGCCAGTTCTATTGAGTCTGCACGTGCTGCTGCCGAGAGGGGTGCTCTCTCTGAGGCCGTGACTATCCTTGAAGATTGCCGGAGGGTATTATCGCAGTCCTTTGCAAGCCAGAACGGGGACCGTCTATGCATGGCCCTTGATGCAGAGTTGAGAGAGATGCAGGAGAGGATGGCGAACCGCCAGCTCTACGAGGCTTCAGGCAGGGCATATATGCTGTCTGGATTGAGCTCTCACTCATGGCAGAGAGCGACAACACGCGGAGACTCTACAGACAGCACAAGTCTTGTTCACTCGTATCAAACACCATCCATGGTTCAGATGCTGGAGCATTCCCAGAACTTCAGCTCTTCGCCTCGGAGCCAAAGGGCACAGGTCCGGGGAGCGAGGCCGGTCTTGGAGAAGCCTCAGCCAAGGTAA
- the LOC120640235 gene encoding uncharacterized protein LOC120640235 has product MPRFPIITQRKHVVYLSVINYDYNWESELMEPSELYVLGIHMKHRRVVSSFKAPSEEYGGIRIIPDLTMAYPSNFTSYLDKTGVDLYKLCPRCEENFFISELDKIKAKKYERQQDRRRRDAAARSTQYVDLEGEEEEEEQDDELQQALRHSREEYEFRQRAGPRYERGGGSGSGQARDPGGGSRQIGRLFSRSLSHIPERARDYNLATASGPRQQRIDTGPWTSKGRTARELLGRAWSKACHSVGIPGRKVDDPYFRAAIIETQKQATRRHPPLCGHHNHIRWLSLHVLYMDIPICTIKDTSHMEILTCTIRNILQSKIPPNEYLSM; this is encoded by the exons ATGCCCCGTTTCCCGATCATCACGCAACGGAAGCATGTCGTCTACCTCTCGGTCATTAATTACGACTACAATTGGGAGTCCGAGTTGATGGAACCCTCAGAACTTTATGTACTTGGCATTCACATGAAGCATCGGCGTGTTGTGTCATCGTTCAAGGCCCCTAGTGAAGAATATGGAGGTATACGTATTATTCCAGACCTGACGATGGCTTATCCTTCTAACTTTACCAGCTACCTAGACAAG ACAGGGGTTGATTTGTACAAGCTGTGCCCGAGGTGCGAAGAG AACTTTTTCATTAGCGAGTTGGACAAGATAAAGGCGAAGAAGTATGAAAGACAGCAAGATAGACGTAGGAGAGATGCTGCAGCTCGAAGTACTCAATATGTTGACTTGGaaggtgaggaagaagaagaagagcaggaTGATGAGTTGCAGCAAGCTTTGAGACATTCACGGGAAGAGTATGAGTTTAGGCAAAGGGCTGGTCCAAGGTATGAGAGGGGTGGTGGTTCTGGATCTGGCCAGGCACGGGATCCAGGTGGTGGCTCTAGACAAATTGGGAGGTTGTTTTCTAGGAGTCTGTCACATATCCCCGAGCGGGCAAGGGACTATAACCTTGCTACTGCTTCCGGACCGAGGCAGCAGAGGATTGATACGGGGCCTTGGACGTCTAAGGGGAGGACTGCGAGAGAGTTGCTGGGTAGGGCGTGGTCAAAGGCTTGCCACTCCGTTGGTATTCCTGGACGGAAGGTAGATGACCCTTACTTTAGGGCGGCCATCATAGAGACACAGAAACAAG CTACCCGTCGGCACCCTCCTTTGTGTGGCCACCACAACCACATCCGATGGCTGTCCCTCCACGTCCTCTATATGGATATCCCCATATGTACTATCAAGGATACCTCCCATATGGAAATCCTCACATGTACTATCAGGAATATCCTCCAGAGCAAGATCCCTCCGAATGAGTACCTAAGTATGTAG